In Xiphias gladius isolate SHS-SW01 ecotype Sanya breed wild chromosome 6, ASM1685928v1, whole genome shotgun sequence, a single genomic region encodes these proteins:
- the kdm4aa gene encoding lysine-specific demethylase 4A isoform X3 has protein sequence MTTDTQAQSVASRIMTFTPSKEEFKDFSRYIAYMESQGAHKAGMAKVIPPKGWKPRRTYDDIDDLVIPAPIQQVVTGQSGLFTQYNIQKKPMTVHEFRKTSNMDKFCNPRYVDFDELERKFWKNLTFNPPLYGADVSGTLYDPDVTEWNIGHLNTILDTVENESGIKIKGVNTPYLYFGMWKSAFAWHTEDMDLYSINYLHFGEPKSWYVVPPEHGKRLERLAKGFFPGNAQSCEAFLRHKMTLISPSILKKYGIPFEKVTQEAGQFIVTFPFGYHAGFNHGFNCAESTNFATERWIDYGKQATLCSCRQDMVKISMDVFVRKFQPNRYKLWKAGKDNAPIDHTKPTPEADEFLKEDKTETSKDSEAGSENPTAPMQEGKSPKPQTGTKRQLEAVEDVKPELILKETEEVEPKRAKLSRRESPTNVPVKPDKDTVNVKLEPKKEKDTKPQSKSQSKASTKKTSNRRSPSKKEKSSVSAADACPPEPVDSQVLVLCAEEACGSEEPQLGSSCSPAHKLFQRTLSPADVLHVHSYAKGDYGEGEAPPKEEKRSEGSDNEMQKDNRLVSKAQMAEEVAQDGEPESDLGQLPGHHPLIKDGMSDDEAPEKAPPVEEGGLEGESWAKPLAHLWQSRPPNLKKEREYNQRMGSKPPYCSICMLFHTYQQTECANSVDSPVVVPGGRMRTKPLIPEMCFTTTTDEDSECEQQPVTPHLEEDGTSLLISCSQCSVRVHTSCYGVDPASVSKEWKCARCKVNAMTENCCLCSLRGGALQKANNNKWVHVLCAVAVLEARFVNITERSPVDLSGIPLQRFKLKCYYCKKRMKKASGCCVQCSHGRCPTAYHPTCAQAAGVLMQPDEWPFVVHVTCCRHKGPTQIERNKAAMHELTVGQKVICKHKNGRYYQCDVVQLSKETFYEVNFDDGSFSDNLFPEDIVSRDCAQLGPPPQGEVVQVRWTDGLVYGAKFVAAHVIQMYLSLSNPLRMNGKHLGPVIFRTLQTFSMGIKSGAWLGNSRTET, from the exons ATGACCACAGACACGCAAGCCCAAAGCGTAGCCTCCAGGATAATGACATTCACCCCCTCTAAAGAGGAGTTCAAGGACTTCAGCCGCTACATTGCCTATATGGAGTCACAAGGAGCACACAAAGCTGGAATGGCAAAA GTTATTCCCCCTAAAGGCTGGAAACCTAGACGGACCTATGATGATATTGATGACCTGGTGATTCCAGCACCCATTCAGCAGGTGGTAACCGGCCAGTCAGGACTGTTCACACAGTACAACATCCAGAAGAAACCAATGACCGTCCATGAGTTCCGCAAGACCTCCAACATGGACAA GTTCTGCAATCCACGATATGTGGATTTTGACGAGCTGGAGAGGAAGTTTTGGAAGAACCTGACCTTCAACCCACCTCTTTATGGGGCTGATGTCAGTGGAACACTGTACGATCCA GATGTGACTGAATGGAACATTGGCCATCTCAACACCATTCTGGATACTGTGGAGAATGAGAGTGGGATCAAGATCAAAGGAGTCAACACACCATACCTGTATTTTGGGATGTGGAAGAGTGCCTTTGCGTGGCACACTGAGGACATGGATCTATACAGCATCAACTACCTGCATTTTGGAGAGCCAAAGTCCTG GTATGTTGTCCCACCAGAGCATGGGAAAAGACTGGAACGACTTGCCAAGG GTTTCTTCCCAGGAAATGCTCAGAGCTGTGAAGCCTTCCTGCGCCACAAGATGACTCTAATTTCACCCTCAATCCTGAAAAAATATGGCATACCATTTGAGAAg gTCACTCAGGAGGCTGGGCAGTTCATTGTAACGTTCCCATTTGGCTATCATGCTGGTTTCAACCACGGCTTCAACTGTGCTGAGTCCACCAACTTTGCCACCGAGCGATGGATTGATTACGGCAAACAGGCAACACTG TGTTCGTGCCGTCAGGACATGGTGAAGATCTCCATGGATGTGTTTGTACGCAAGTTTCAGCCCAACCGTTATAAGTTATGGAAGGCAGGGAAAGACAACGCTCCGATCGACCACACCAAACCCACACCAGAGGCTGATGAGTTTCTGAAAGAAGACAAGACTGAGACTTCAAAAGACAGTGAAGCTGGATCTGAGAATCCCACTGCGCCCATGCAGGAGGGCAAAAG TCCGAAGCCTCAGACTGGGACAAAGCGTCAGCTTGAAGCTGTTGAAGATGTCAAACCTGAGCTGATTCTGAAGGAGACTGAGGAGGTGGAGCCAAAGAGGGCCAAGCTGTCACGCAGAGAGTCTCCAACTAATGTCCCTGTCAAGCCAGATAAAG ACACGGTGAACGTCAAGCTGGAGCCTAAGAAGGAGAAAGACACCAAGCCACAGTCTAAATCCCAGTCCAAAGCAAGCACTAAGAAAACTTCAAACAGACGAAGCCCgtcaaaaaaagagaagagcagcGTATCGGCTGCAGACGCCTGTCCTCCTGAGCCTGTCGACAGCCAGGTGCTGGTTCTGTGCGCTGAGGAGGCATGTGGCAGTGAGGAGCCTCAGCtgggcagcagctgcagcccaGCACACAAATTATTTCAAAGGACGCTGAGCCCCGCAGACGTCCTGCACGTCCACAGTTATGCCAAAGGAGACTACGGAGAGGGAGAAGCCCCACccaaggaggagaagaggagtgAGGGTAGTGACAATGAGATGCAGAAAGACAACAGACTTGTTAGCAAAGCG CAGATGGCAGAAGAGGTGGCTCAAGATGGAGAGCCAGAGAGCGATCTAGGACAGCTGCCAGGCCACCATCCACTCATAAAGGATGGCATGAGTGATGACG AGGCTCCAGAGAAGGCCCCCCCAGTAGAGGAGGGCGGTCTGGAGGGGGAGAGCTGGGCCAAACCTCTGGCTCACCTGTGGCAGAGCAGACCTCCCAACctgaagaaagagagggagtacaACCAGCGCATGGGCTCCAAGCCTCCATACTGCTCCATCTGCATGTTGTTCCACACATACCAGCAG ACTGAATGTGCGAACAGTGTAGACAGTCCTGTCGTGGTGCCTGGTGGGAGGATGCGGACCAAACCTCTGATCCCAGAGATGTgtttcaccaccaccacagacGAGGACTCTGAGTGTGAGCAACAGCCTGTCACACCTCATCTAGAGGAAGATGGAACCAGCCTCCTCATCAGCTGCTCTCAGTGCAGCGTCCGGGTCCACACCA GCTGTTATGGTGTGGATCCAGCCAGTGTGAGCAAGGAGTGGAAATGTGCGCGCTGCAAGGTCAACGCCATGACTGAG AATTGCTGCTTGTGTTCACTGAGAGGTGGAGCCTTGCAGAAagccaacaacaacaa gtggGTACATGTACTATGTGCAGTGGCTGTACTGGAGGCGCGCTTTGTCAACATCACTGAGAGAAGTCCTGTGGATTTAAGTGGTATCCCTTTGCAGAGATTTAAATTG AAATGTTACTACTGTAAGAAGCGGATGAAGAAGGCATCTGGCTGCTGCGTGCAGTGCTCTCATGGCCGCTGTCCCACTGCCTACCACCCCACCTGTGCACAGGCTGCTGGAGTACTCATGCAGCCGGATGAATGGCCCTTTGTGGTCCATGTTACTTGCTGTCGACACAAAGGACCCACTCAGATTGAG CGCAATAAAGCAGCCATGCATGAGCTGACTGTGGGACAGAAGGTGATATGCAAGCACAAGAATGGCCGCTACTACCAGTGTGATGTGGTGCAGCTATCTAAAGAAACATTCTATGAAGTCAACTTTGATGATGGTTCCTTCAGCGACAATCTCTTCCCTGAAGACATTGTG AGCCGAGACTGTGCTCAGCTTGGACCCCCACCCCAGGGTGAAGTGGTTCAGGTGCGATGGACAGATGGCCTAGTGTATGGGGCCAAATTTGTGGCAGCTCATGTCATCCAAATGTACCTG agcCTCTCAAACCCCCTCAGAATGAATGGGAAGCATCTGGGACCTGTCATCTTCAGGACTCTCCAAACATTTTCTATGGGGATTAAGTCTGGGGCTTGGCTGGGCAACTCAAGGACAGAGACTTGA
- the kdm4aa gene encoding lysine-specific demethylase 4A isoform X1: MTTDTQAQSVASRIMTFTPSKEEFKDFSRYIAYMESQGAHKAGMAKVIPPKGWKPRRTYDDIDDLVIPAPIQQVVTGQSGLFTQYNIQKKPMTVHEFRKTSNMDKFCNPRYVDFDELERKFWKNLTFNPPLYGADVSGTLYDPDVTEWNIGHLNTILDTVENESGIKIKGVNTPYLYFGMWKSAFAWHTEDMDLYSINYLHFGEPKSWYVVPPEHGKRLERLAKGFFPGNAQSCEAFLRHKMTLISPSILKKYGIPFEKVTQEAGQFIVTFPFGYHAGFNHGFNCAESTNFATERWIDYGKQATLCSCRQDMVKISMDVFVRKFQPNRYKLWKAGKDNAPIDHTKPTPEADEFLKEDKTETSKDSEAGSENPTAPMQEGKSPKPQTGTKRQLEAVEDVKPELILKETEEVEPKRAKLSRRESPTNVPVKPDKDTVNVKLEPKKEKDTKPQSKSQSKASTKKTSNRRSPSKKEKSSVSAADACPPEPVDSQVLVLCAEEACGSEEPQLGSSCSPAHKLFQRTLSPADVLHVHSYAKGDYGEGEAPPKEEKRSEGSDNEMQKDNRLVSKAQMAEEVAQDGEPESDLGQLPGHHPLIKDGMSDDEAPEKAPPVEEGGLEGESWAKPLAHLWQSRPPNLKKEREYNQRMGSKPPYCSICMLFHTYQQTECANSVDSPVVVPGGRMRTKPLIPEMCFTTTTDEDSECEQQPVTPHLEEDGTSLLISCSQCSVRVHTSCYGVDPASVSKEWKCARCKVNAMTENCCLCSLRGGALQKANNNKWVHVLCAVAVLEARFVNITERSPVDLSGIPLQRFKLKCYYCKKRMKKASGCCVQCSHGRCPTAYHPTCAQAAGVLMQPDEWPFVVHVTCCRHKGPTQIERNKAAMHELTVGQKVICKHKNGRYYQCDVVQLSKETFYEVNFDDGSFSDNLFPEDIVSRDCAQLGPPPQGEVVQVRWTDGLVYGAKFVAAHVIQMYLVEFEDGSQLTAKRDDVYTLDEELPKRVKSRLSKASDMRFDGIFEEKEIIQESKRQRVINSRYRGDYIEPVIYRAIME, encoded by the exons ATGACCACAGACACGCAAGCCCAAAGCGTAGCCTCCAGGATAATGACATTCACCCCCTCTAAAGAGGAGTTCAAGGACTTCAGCCGCTACATTGCCTATATGGAGTCACAAGGAGCACACAAAGCTGGAATGGCAAAA GTTATTCCCCCTAAAGGCTGGAAACCTAGACGGACCTATGATGATATTGATGACCTGGTGATTCCAGCACCCATTCAGCAGGTGGTAACCGGCCAGTCAGGACTGTTCACACAGTACAACATCCAGAAGAAACCAATGACCGTCCATGAGTTCCGCAAGACCTCCAACATGGACAA GTTCTGCAATCCACGATATGTGGATTTTGACGAGCTGGAGAGGAAGTTTTGGAAGAACCTGACCTTCAACCCACCTCTTTATGGGGCTGATGTCAGTGGAACACTGTACGATCCA GATGTGACTGAATGGAACATTGGCCATCTCAACACCATTCTGGATACTGTGGAGAATGAGAGTGGGATCAAGATCAAAGGAGTCAACACACCATACCTGTATTTTGGGATGTGGAAGAGTGCCTTTGCGTGGCACACTGAGGACATGGATCTATACAGCATCAACTACCTGCATTTTGGAGAGCCAAAGTCCTG GTATGTTGTCCCACCAGAGCATGGGAAAAGACTGGAACGACTTGCCAAGG GTTTCTTCCCAGGAAATGCTCAGAGCTGTGAAGCCTTCCTGCGCCACAAGATGACTCTAATTTCACCCTCAATCCTGAAAAAATATGGCATACCATTTGAGAAg gTCACTCAGGAGGCTGGGCAGTTCATTGTAACGTTCCCATTTGGCTATCATGCTGGTTTCAACCACGGCTTCAACTGTGCTGAGTCCACCAACTTTGCCACCGAGCGATGGATTGATTACGGCAAACAGGCAACACTG TGTTCGTGCCGTCAGGACATGGTGAAGATCTCCATGGATGTGTTTGTACGCAAGTTTCAGCCCAACCGTTATAAGTTATGGAAGGCAGGGAAAGACAACGCTCCGATCGACCACACCAAACCCACACCAGAGGCTGATGAGTTTCTGAAAGAAGACAAGACTGAGACTTCAAAAGACAGTGAAGCTGGATCTGAGAATCCCACTGCGCCCATGCAGGAGGGCAAAAG TCCGAAGCCTCAGACTGGGACAAAGCGTCAGCTTGAAGCTGTTGAAGATGTCAAACCTGAGCTGATTCTGAAGGAGACTGAGGAGGTGGAGCCAAAGAGGGCCAAGCTGTCACGCAGAGAGTCTCCAACTAATGTCCCTGTCAAGCCAGATAAAG ACACGGTGAACGTCAAGCTGGAGCCTAAGAAGGAGAAAGACACCAAGCCACAGTCTAAATCCCAGTCCAAAGCAAGCACTAAGAAAACTTCAAACAGACGAAGCCCgtcaaaaaaagagaagagcagcGTATCGGCTGCAGACGCCTGTCCTCCTGAGCCTGTCGACAGCCAGGTGCTGGTTCTGTGCGCTGAGGAGGCATGTGGCAGTGAGGAGCCTCAGCtgggcagcagctgcagcccaGCACACAAATTATTTCAAAGGACGCTGAGCCCCGCAGACGTCCTGCACGTCCACAGTTATGCCAAAGGAGACTACGGAGAGGGAGAAGCCCCACccaaggaggagaagaggagtgAGGGTAGTGACAATGAGATGCAGAAAGACAACAGACTTGTTAGCAAAGCG CAGATGGCAGAAGAGGTGGCTCAAGATGGAGAGCCAGAGAGCGATCTAGGACAGCTGCCAGGCCACCATCCACTCATAAAGGATGGCATGAGTGATGACG AGGCTCCAGAGAAGGCCCCCCCAGTAGAGGAGGGCGGTCTGGAGGGGGAGAGCTGGGCCAAACCTCTGGCTCACCTGTGGCAGAGCAGACCTCCCAACctgaagaaagagagggagtacaACCAGCGCATGGGCTCCAAGCCTCCATACTGCTCCATCTGCATGTTGTTCCACACATACCAGCAG ACTGAATGTGCGAACAGTGTAGACAGTCCTGTCGTGGTGCCTGGTGGGAGGATGCGGACCAAACCTCTGATCCCAGAGATGTgtttcaccaccaccacagacGAGGACTCTGAGTGTGAGCAACAGCCTGTCACACCTCATCTAGAGGAAGATGGAACCAGCCTCCTCATCAGCTGCTCTCAGTGCAGCGTCCGGGTCCACACCA GCTGTTATGGTGTGGATCCAGCCAGTGTGAGCAAGGAGTGGAAATGTGCGCGCTGCAAGGTCAACGCCATGACTGAG AATTGCTGCTTGTGTTCACTGAGAGGTGGAGCCTTGCAGAAagccaacaacaacaa gtggGTACATGTACTATGTGCAGTGGCTGTACTGGAGGCGCGCTTTGTCAACATCACTGAGAGAAGTCCTGTGGATTTAAGTGGTATCCCTTTGCAGAGATTTAAATTG AAATGTTACTACTGTAAGAAGCGGATGAAGAAGGCATCTGGCTGCTGCGTGCAGTGCTCTCATGGCCGCTGTCCCACTGCCTACCACCCCACCTGTGCACAGGCTGCTGGAGTACTCATGCAGCCGGATGAATGGCCCTTTGTGGTCCATGTTACTTGCTGTCGACACAAAGGACCCACTCAGATTGAG CGCAATAAAGCAGCCATGCATGAGCTGACTGTGGGACAGAAGGTGATATGCAAGCACAAGAATGGCCGCTACTACCAGTGTGATGTGGTGCAGCTATCTAAAGAAACATTCTATGAAGTCAACTTTGATGATGGTTCCTTCAGCGACAATCTCTTCCCTGAAGACATTGTG AGCCGAGACTGTGCTCAGCTTGGACCCCCACCCCAGGGTGAAGTGGTTCAGGTGCGATGGACAGATGGCCTAGTGTATGGGGCCAAATTTGTGGCAGCTCATGTCATCCAAATGTACCTG
- the kdm4aa gene encoding lysine-specific demethylase 4A isoform X2, with the protein MTTDTQAQSVASRIMTFTPSKEEFKDFSRYIAYMESQGAHKAGMAKVIPPKGWKPRRTYDDIDDLVIPAPIQQVVTGQSGLFTQYNIQKKPMTVHEFRKTSNMDKFCNPRYVDFDELERKFWKNLTFNPPLYGADVSGTLYDPDVTEWNIGHLNTILDTVENESGIKIKGVNTPYLYFGMWKSAFAWHTEDMDLYSINYLHFGEPKSWYVVPPEHGKRLERLAKGFFPGNAQSCEAFLRHKMTLISPSILKKYGIPFEKVTQEAGQFIVTFPFGYHAGFNHGFNCAESTNFATERWIDYGKQATLCSCRQDMVKISMDVFVRKFQPNRYKLWKAGKDNAPIDHTKPTPEADEFLKEDKTETSKDSEAGSENPTAPMQEGKSPKPQTGTKRQLEAVEDVKPELILKETEEVEPKRAKLSRRESPTNVPVKPDKDTVNVKLEPKKEKDTKPQSKSQSKASTKKTSNRRSPSKKEKSSVSAADACPPEPVDSQVLVLCAEEACGSEEPQLGSSCSPAHKLFQRTLSPADVLHVHSYAKGDYGEGEAPPKEEKRSEGSDNEMQKDNRLVSKAMAEEVAQDGEPESDLGQLPGHHPLIKDGMSDDEAPEKAPPVEEGGLEGESWAKPLAHLWQSRPPNLKKEREYNQRMGSKPPYCSICMLFHTYQQTECANSVDSPVVVPGGRMRTKPLIPEMCFTTTTDEDSECEQQPVTPHLEEDGTSLLISCSQCSVRVHTSCYGVDPASVSKEWKCARCKVNAMTENCCLCSLRGGALQKANNNKWVHVLCAVAVLEARFVNITERSPVDLSGIPLQRFKLKCYYCKKRMKKASGCCVQCSHGRCPTAYHPTCAQAAGVLMQPDEWPFVVHVTCCRHKGPTQIERNKAAMHELTVGQKVICKHKNGRYYQCDVVQLSKETFYEVNFDDGSFSDNLFPEDIVSRDCAQLGPPPQGEVVQVRWTDGLVYGAKFVAAHVIQMYLVEFEDGSQLTAKRDDVYTLDEELPKRVKSRLSKASDMRFDGIFEEKEIIQESKRQRVINSRYRGDYIEPVIYRAIME; encoded by the exons ATGACCACAGACACGCAAGCCCAAAGCGTAGCCTCCAGGATAATGACATTCACCCCCTCTAAAGAGGAGTTCAAGGACTTCAGCCGCTACATTGCCTATATGGAGTCACAAGGAGCACACAAAGCTGGAATGGCAAAA GTTATTCCCCCTAAAGGCTGGAAACCTAGACGGACCTATGATGATATTGATGACCTGGTGATTCCAGCACCCATTCAGCAGGTGGTAACCGGCCAGTCAGGACTGTTCACACAGTACAACATCCAGAAGAAACCAATGACCGTCCATGAGTTCCGCAAGACCTCCAACATGGACAA GTTCTGCAATCCACGATATGTGGATTTTGACGAGCTGGAGAGGAAGTTTTGGAAGAACCTGACCTTCAACCCACCTCTTTATGGGGCTGATGTCAGTGGAACACTGTACGATCCA GATGTGACTGAATGGAACATTGGCCATCTCAACACCATTCTGGATACTGTGGAGAATGAGAGTGGGATCAAGATCAAAGGAGTCAACACACCATACCTGTATTTTGGGATGTGGAAGAGTGCCTTTGCGTGGCACACTGAGGACATGGATCTATACAGCATCAACTACCTGCATTTTGGAGAGCCAAAGTCCTG GTATGTTGTCCCACCAGAGCATGGGAAAAGACTGGAACGACTTGCCAAGG GTTTCTTCCCAGGAAATGCTCAGAGCTGTGAAGCCTTCCTGCGCCACAAGATGACTCTAATTTCACCCTCAATCCTGAAAAAATATGGCATACCATTTGAGAAg gTCACTCAGGAGGCTGGGCAGTTCATTGTAACGTTCCCATTTGGCTATCATGCTGGTTTCAACCACGGCTTCAACTGTGCTGAGTCCACCAACTTTGCCACCGAGCGATGGATTGATTACGGCAAACAGGCAACACTG TGTTCGTGCCGTCAGGACATGGTGAAGATCTCCATGGATGTGTTTGTACGCAAGTTTCAGCCCAACCGTTATAAGTTATGGAAGGCAGGGAAAGACAACGCTCCGATCGACCACACCAAACCCACACCAGAGGCTGATGAGTTTCTGAAAGAAGACAAGACTGAGACTTCAAAAGACAGTGAAGCTGGATCTGAGAATCCCACTGCGCCCATGCAGGAGGGCAAAAG TCCGAAGCCTCAGACTGGGACAAAGCGTCAGCTTGAAGCTGTTGAAGATGTCAAACCTGAGCTGATTCTGAAGGAGACTGAGGAGGTGGAGCCAAAGAGGGCCAAGCTGTCACGCAGAGAGTCTCCAACTAATGTCCCTGTCAAGCCAGATAAAG ACACGGTGAACGTCAAGCTGGAGCCTAAGAAGGAGAAAGACACCAAGCCACAGTCTAAATCCCAGTCCAAAGCAAGCACTAAGAAAACTTCAAACAGACGAAGCCCgtcaaaaaaagagaagagcagcGTATCGGCTGCAGACGCCTGTCCTCCTGAGCCTGTCGACAGCCAGGTGCTGGTTCTGTGCGCTGAGGAGGCATGTGGCAGTGAGGAGCCTCAGCtgggcagcagctgcagcccaGCACACAAATTATTTCAAAGGACGCTGAGCCCCGCAGACGTCCTGCACGTCCACAGTTATGCCAAAGGAGACTACGGAGAGGGAGAAGCCCCACccaaggaggagaagaggagtgAGGGTAGTGACAATGAGATGCAGAAAGACAACAGACTTGTTAGCAAAGCG ATGGCAGAAGAGGTGGCTCAAGATGGAGAGCCAGAGAGCGATCTAGGACAGCTGCCAGGCCACCATCCACTCATAAAGGATGGCATGAGTGATGACG AGGCTCCAGAGAAGGCCCCCCCAGTAGAGGAGGGCGGTCTGGAGGGGGAGAGCTGGGCCAAACCTCTGGCTCACCTGTGGCAGAGCAGACCTCCCAACctgaagaaagagagggagtacaACCAGCGCATGGGCTCCAAGCCTCCATACTGCTCCATCTGCATGTTGTTCCACACATACCAGCAG ACTGAATGTGCGAACAGTGTAGACAGTCCTGTCGTGGTGCCTGGTGGGAGGATGCGGACCAAACCTCTGATCCCAGAGATGTgtttcaccaccaccacagacGAGGACTCTGAGTGTGAGCAACAGCCTGTCACACCTCATCTAGAGGAAGATGGAACCAGCCTCCTCATCAGCTGCTCTCAGTGCAGCGTCCGGGTCCACACCA GCTGTTATGGTGTGGATCCAGCCAGTGTGAGCAAGGAGTGGAAATGTGCGCGCTGCAAGGTCAACGCCATGACTGAG AATTGCTGCTTGTGTTCACTGAGAGGTGGAGCCTTGCAGAAagccaacaacaacaa gtggGTACATGTACTATGTGCAGTGGCTGTACTGGAGGCGCGCTTTGTCAACATCACTGAGAGAAGTCCTGTGGATTTAAGTGGTATCCCTTTGCAGAGATTTAAATTG AAATGTTACTACTGTAAGAAGCGGATGAAGAAGGCATCTGGCTGCTGCGTGCAGTGCTCTCATGGCCGCTGTCCCACTGCCTACCACCCCACCTGTGCACAGGCTGCTGGAGTACTCATGCAGCCGGATGAATGGCCCTTTGTGGTCCATGTTACTTGCTGTCGACACAAAGGACCCACTCAGATTGAG CGCAATAAAGCAGCCATGCATGAGCTGACTGTGGGACAGAAGGTGATATGCAAGCACAAGAATGGCCGCTACTACCAGTGTGATGTGGTGCAGCTATCTAAAGAAACATTCTATGAAGTCAACTTTGATGATGGTTCCTTCAGCGACAATCTCTTCCCTGAAGACATTGTG AGCCGAGACTGTGCTCAGCTTGGACCCCCACCCCAGGGTGAAGTGGTTCAGGTGCGATGGACAGATGGCCTAGTGTATGGGGCCAAATTTGTGGCAGCTCATGTCATCCAAATGTACCTG